The following proteins are encoded in a genomic region of Spirochaetota bacterium:
- a CDS encoding DedA family protein — protein MTIESLVREFGYLAVFIGTFLEGETILVVGGFAAYEGYLELPWVIVTAFFGSLFGDQLYFFIGRYNGRALLKRFPGWLPRVNRFRKHMDRHDTWFILVFRFLYGLRTVAPFAIGLSNVSLKKFIFLNILSAAIWAVTLGVLGYFFGRVMEAVLDDIKKYELFIMAGIFLIASIIFVVKRLRRRRKMKAGAAAPSAGSAEIK, from the coding sequence ATGACAATAGAATCATTGGTGCGGGAGTTCGGCTATCTGGCCGTGTTCATAGGGACTTTTCTGGAAGGAGAGACCATTCTAGTGGTCGGCGGCTTCGCGGCCTATGAAGGCTACCTGGAGCTGCCCTGGGTCATCGTGACGGCCTTTTTCGGCAGCCTCTTCGGCGATCAACTCTATTTCTTCATTGGCCGCTACAACGGCAGGGCCCTGCTGAAAAGGTTCCCGGGCTGGCTGCCCCGGGTCAACAGGTTCAGAAAACACATGGACCGCCATGACACCTGGTTCATCCTCGTGTTCCGCTTTCTTTACGGCCTCCGCACGGTGGCGCCCTTCGCCATCGGCCTGAGCAACGTGTCCCTGAAAAAGTTCATTTTCCTGAACATCCTGAGCGCGGCCATCTGGGCGGTTACCCTGGGAGTCCTGGGATACTTCTTCGGCCGCGTCATGGAGGCGGTCCTCGACGATATCAAGAAGTACGAGCTTTTTATCATGGCGGGAATTTTCCTTATAGCCTCGATCATCTTCGTGGTAAAGAGGCTCAGGCGGAGGCGCAAAATGAAAGCCGGCGCAGCGGCACCGTCGGCTGGGAGCGCTGAAATAAAATAA
- a CDS encoding DedA family protein — MNLEWAIMNFGYPAIVAGTFFEGEVILVLAGFAAHRGYLNLPLVIVCAFAGTLLGDQLYFYLGRNRGKAMLARHPGWEERISRFSRLMDRYHTLIILGFRFLYGLRTVAPFAIGMSEIPAWKFAVLNTVSAAVWAATVGVLGYLFGHTMEILLDEIKRYEMAVMAGLLALAVIIYAIKRYRNRIKSK; from the coding sequence ATGAACCTTGAATGGGCGATAATGAATTTCGGATACCCGGCCATCGTGGCGGGCACCTTTTTCGAGGGCGAAGTGATACTCGTTCTCGCGGGGTTCGCGGCGCATCGCGGATACCTCAATCTGCCGCTGGTTATCGTTTGCGCATTTGCGGGGACCCTGCTCGGCGACCAGCTCTATTTTTACCTGGGCCGCAATCGTGGCAAGGCCATGCTCGCCAGACACCCCGGCTGGGAGGAGCGCATCTCCCGCTTCAGCCGGCTCATGGACCGGTATCACACCCTCATCATCCTGGGGTTCCGCTTCCTCTACGGCCTGCGGACCGTGGCGCCCTTCGCCATCGGCATGAGCGAAATCCCCGCCTGGAAGTTTGCCGTCCTCAACACGGTCAGCGCCGCGGTCTGGGCTGCGACGGTGGGCGTCCTCGGATACCTTTTCGGCCATACCATGGAGATCCTCCTTGACGAGATCAAGCGCTATGAAATGGCGGTCATGGCCGGACTGCTGGCTCTCGCGGTGATCATTTACGCCATTAAACGCTACAGGAATAGGATTAAATCGAAGTAG
- a CDS encoding TOBE domain-containing protein translates to MKYGAQNNIVAKVKTIKTGDVMTQVKFDVVTANEMSSVLTTDSVKALDLKTGDTVHLIIKAIHVLPVKE, encoded by the coding sequence ATGAAATACGGAGCCCAGAACAACATCGTGGCCAAGGTGAAAACAATTAAAACCGGCGATGTCATGACTCAGGTAAAGTTTGACGTTGTAACGGCAAATGAAATGAGTTCGGTACTTACAACGGATTCAGTCAAAGCGCTTGATCTAAAAACCGGTGATACGGTACATCTAATAATTAAAGCCATACATGTGCTGCCGGTAAAGGAATAA
- a CDS encoding CapA family protein, whose protein sequence is MLHRIINRSVAIPSLIIAIVVLSDPAYSFGSSRRPMFIQVHATNTLGNISSSQLKKILSGGVTNFKEIGGKNTPVRIYADSAMKAKLSREYSRLRFKTISFDRESLASERGFLGISDLRGLRPCFKVLYVDRTLPWGTIGDDYSLEDGGTYPFTMGGAEQWDPKSHLTIAQTGVTAMTRAFMPAVKKSGDLLSPVKYTKAITSRADLATTSNEVSFLDPCDWPLKDRMLFCSPTRYLKILEESGFDIIELTGNHNNDFGSRHNSASIEMLDRAGMKYFGGGKNKSDAEKVLYVTAKGITVAFVGFNQYGPEPAFATDSRAGAVRLSKELFTRLVKEAVAKASLVFVTVQWGNENEPVPQEIQKRYFHLAADLGATIIVSSSAHRPMGLEFYKGRFISYGLGNFLFDQMQSLNTRRGMIARHHIYGGRHVSTELIPYLIYDYSQPRLLHGKEARELFNEVFKYSIGPAFR, encoded by the coding sequence ATGTTACACCGCATTATCAACCGGAGCGTTGCAATACCATCGCTCATAATTGCCATAGTGGTACTTTCAGACCCTGCATATTCTTTCGGCTCTTCGCGCAGGCCGATGTTCATACAGGTCCATGCAACCAATACTCTCGGGAACATATCATCATCCCAGCTTAAAAAAATCCTTTCCGGCGGGGTAACGAATTTCAAGGAGATCGGCGGCAAAAACACGCCGGTCCGCATATACGCGGACAGCGCCATGAAAGCTAAATTGTCCAGGGAGTACTCGCGACTCCGGTTCAAAACCATATCTTTTGACAGGGAGTCCCTGGCGTCGGAGCGCGGGTTCCTCGGCATCAGCGACCTGCGGGGACTCAGGCCCTGCTTCAAGGTCCTCTATGTCGACAGGACCCTTCCCTGGGGAACAATCGGCGACGATTATTCCCTGGAGGACGGCGGGACGTATCCCTTCACCATGGGCGGCGCGGAGCAGTGGGACCCGAAGTCCCACCTCACCATCGCGCAGACCGGCGTCACGGCCATGACCAGGGCCTTCATGCCGGCCGTGAAAAAATCGGGAGACCTCCTCTCGCCGGTCAAATACACGAAGGCGATAACGTCCCGGGCTGACCTGGCCACGACCTCCAACGAGGTGTCCTTCCTCGATCCCTGCGACTGGCCGCTCAAAGACCGCATGCTCTTCTGCTCGCCTACGCGCTACCTGAAGATACTGGAGGAATCGGGCTTCGACATCATAGAGCTCACGGGGAATCATAACAACGATTTCGGGAGCCGCCACAATAGCGCTTCCATCGAGATGCTGGATCGTGCCGGTATGAAATATTTCGGCGGCGGAAAGAATAAAAGCGACGCAGAAAAGGTCCTGTACGTCACGGCGAAGGGCATCACCGTCGCCTTCGTCGGCTTCAACCAGTACGGCCCGGAACCGGCCTTCGCTACTGATTCGAGGGCCGGCGCAGTGCGCCTGTCGAAGGAGCTTTTCACGCGTCTTGTCAAAGAAGCTGTTGCGAAGGCCTCCCTGGTCTTCGTCACCGTGCAGTGGGGCAACGAGAACGAGCCGGTACCACAGGAGATCCAGAAGCGTTATTTCCACCTCGCCGCCGACCTGGGGGCGACCATCATCGTTTCGTCATCGGCCCACCGGCCCATGGGCCTCGAGTTCTACAAGGGAAGGTTCATATCCTACGGGCTGGGAAATTTTCTCTTTGACCAGATGCAGAGCCTTAATACCCGGCGGGGCATGATAGCGCGCCATCACATCTATGGGGGAAGGCATGTTTCAACCGAGCTTATTCCTTATTTGATCTACGACTATTCTCAGCCGCGGCTCCTTCACGGGAAGGAGGCCAGGGAGCTCTTTAACGAGGTTTTCAAGTACAGCATCGGGCCGGCGTTTCGATAA
- a CDS encoding aminotransferase class V-fold PLP-dependent enzyme, which yields MKKPVENTDKPIYLDNAATTFPKPGEVVDAVVDYMTRVGGNPGRSGHQLSIDAGEIVFSAREAVAELFGVTNPMRVIFCSNATEALNLAIQGILHEGGHAVTTAMEHNSTIRPLKELEKRGSIALTVVPCTGGVVDPADFERALRPDTKLAVVNHGSNAFGVIQPLREIGEACRRKNVTLMADCAQTAGLVPIDMRNEPVDMVAFSGHKGLYGPTGTGGLLLSEKFDHGRLRPLKFGGTGSSSDSVYQPDFLPDEYESGTLNVAGLAGLCAGINYILSLQGGVGAILMRKKELARYFLARAGERVRGFVSPVPAELVGTGVVSFNIEDLEPSDVSYHLSDRYGVMSRSGLHCAPLAHQTMGSFPRGTVRFSFGIFNTKEEIDRAVSALEEITMMKDD from the coding sequence ATGAAAAAACCGGTCGAAAATACCGATAAACCAATCTATTTAGACAACGCCGCAACGACCTTCCCGAAGCCCGGAGAAGTGGTGGACGCCGTTGTGGACTACATGACGCGCGTCGGCGGCAACCCGGGCCGGTCCGGCCACCAGCTCTCGATCGACGCGGGGGAGATCGTCTTCTCCGCCCGCGAGGCCGTGGCGGAGCTCTTCGGCGTTACGAACCCGATGAGGGTAATATTCTGCTCCAACGCCACGGAGGCCCTTAACCTTGCCATCCAGGGAATACTCCATGAGGGCGGCCATGCCGTGACCACCGCGATGGAGCACAACAGCACAATCCGACCCCTCAAGGAGCTGGAAAAGCGCGGAAGCATTGCCTTGACCGTCGTTCCCTGCACCGGCGGCGTGGTCGATCCCGCGGACTTCGAGCGGGCCCTGCGACCGGACACGAAGCTGGCCGTGGTCAACCACGGCTCCAACGCCTTCGGCGTCATTCAACCCCTGCGCGAGATAGGCGAGGCCTGCCGGCGGAAGAACGTGACGCTTATGGCGGATTGCGCCCAGACAGCGGGCCTTGTTCCCATCGATATGAGGAATGAGCCGGTCGACATGGTCGCCTTTTCCGGCCACAAGGGCCTGTACGGGCCCACCGGCACCGGCGGGCTGCTCCTTTCCGAAAAGTTCGACCATGGGAGGCTCCGGCCCCTGAAGTTCGGAGGCACCGGCAGCAGCTCCGACAGCGTGTATCAGCCCGATTTTCTTCCTGATGAATATGAAAGCGGCACGCTGAACGTGGCCGGCCTAGCCGGCCTCTGCGCCGGTATTAATTATATTTTGTCTTTACAGGGCGGCGTGGGGGCAATACTGATGCGCAAGAAAGAGCTCGCCCGCTACTTCCTGGCCAGGGCCGGCGAGCGGGTCAGGGGCTTTGTCTCACCGGTCCCGGCGGAACTGGTCGGGACCGGCGTGGTCTCCTTTAACATTGAAGACCTGGAGCCGTCGGATGTGTCCTATCACCTGTCCGACCGGTACGGCGTCATGAGCCGCTCGGGACTTCACTGCGCCCCGCTGGCCCACCAGACCATGGGGTCCTTTCCCCGGGGCACCGTCCGGTTCAGCTTCGGCATCTTTAACACGAAAGAGGAGATCGACCGTGCCGTCAGCGCCCTCGAAGAAATAACCATGATGAAGGATGATTGA
- a CDS encoding DUF3343 domain-containing protein, giving the protein MNAFSVILFYSATSSIWTARLLKKAGIERKMVPIPRSLSSDCGYCVRIKSVDVERVKDVLAKGGVEFERIEEWK; this is encoded by the coding sequence ATGAACGCCTTTTCGGTCATTTTGTTTTATTCGGCGACTTCGTCGATATGGACGGCCCGTCTTCTCAAGAAGGCGGGCATCGAGAGGAAGATGGTCCCCATACCCCGCTCTCTCAGCTCGGACTGCGGGTACTGCGTGCGGATAAAGAGCGTGGATGTCGAACGGGTGAAGGATGTGCTGGCGAAAGGCGGGGTGGAGTTTGAGCGGATCGAGGAATGGAAATAA
- a CDS encoding DUF1003 domain-containing protein codes for MATKLHFPQPFHHQHPPVRNTNDIFEEKRIFSIRASDRFAAVVGSWKFIVIQTIILILWVILNVTAWAYHWDPYPFILMNLVLSLQAAYATPIIMMSQNRLADRDRIEAHNDYLLNVKSEEEVRVILEHLEAQNRALAEIHDAVTSKKSID; via the coding sequence ATGGCAACGAAACTTCACTTTCCGCAACCCTTCCATCATCAGCATCCGCCGGTCCGGAACACCAATGACATTTTCGAGGAAAAAAGGATCTTCAGCATAAGGGCATCAGACCGCTTCGCGGCCGTTGTCGGCTCCTGGAAGTTTATTGTTATACAGACGATCATTCTCATCCTGTGGGTCATCCTCAACGTTACGGCGTGGGCCTATCACTGGGACCCCTATCCGTTTATCCTGATGAACCTGGTCCTGTCGCTCCAGGCGGCCTACGCCACCCCCATCATCATGATGAGCCAGAACCGGCTGGCCGACCGTGACCGTATCGAGGCGCATAACGATTACCTTCTTAATGTCAAATCCGAGGAGGAGGTGCGCGTTATACTGGAGCACCTCGAGGCCCAGAACCGTGCCCTGGCGGAAATACACGATGCCGTGACATCAAAAAAAAGTATTGATTAA
- the selD gene encoding selenide, water dikinase SelD, with protein MSDKCDISKLNVLRLTESVASSGUAAKIGPEDLQEVMTGLPLKYDGSVIVGMDSSDDAGVYRISETEALVQTVDYITPIVDDPFTFGRIAACNSLSDVYAMGGRPITALNIVCFPTKKFTLDILREVLGGGLSVLNEAETQLLGGHSVDDPEFKYGLAVTGLVHPDRAVRNDTLHDGDLIVLTKPLGTGLIATAIKAGTAGEEVMRPFIGSMTTLNRVAAEIMLAHGVHACTDVTGFGLIGHLKEMAGKNPLRIEIDSKSVPVLPGARDAASGGLIPAGMYRNRDFVGTLCETGPSVALDLTDVLFDPQTSGGLLIAVKEESAKKLVAALHDAGVTGASVIAAVRTSLTQRIIIT; from the coding sequence ATGAGCGACAAGTGCGACATCAGCAAGCTGAACGTCCTGCGCCTCACCGAATCGGTGGCCAGCTCCGGTTGAGCTGCTAAAATAGGTCCGGAGGACCTGCAGGAAGTAATGACGGGATTGCCGCTTAAGTATGACGGCAGCGTGATCGTGGGGATGGACTCCAGTGACGATGCGGGGGTGTACCGCATTTCCGAAACCGAGGCGCTGGTCCAGACCGTGGATTACATTACGCCCATCGTGGACGATCCCTTCACATTCGGACGGATCGCGGCATGCAACAGCCTGTCCGACGTGTACGCCATGGGCGGCAGGCCCATAACGGCGCTGAACATCGTATGCTTTCCGACGAAAAAATTCACCCTGGACATCCTGAGGGAAGTGCTCGGGGGAGGGCTTTCCGTGCTGAATGAGGCGGAAACACAGCTCCTGGGCGGGCACAGCGTGGATGACCCGGAATTCAAGTACGGCCTCGCAGTTACCGGTCTTGTTCATCCGGACCGGGCAGTGCGGAACGATACCCTCCATGATGGCGATCTGATCGTCCTTACCAAGCCGCTGGGAACAGGTTTGATCGCCACGGCGATTAAGGCGGGAACGGCGGGCGAAGAGGTCATGAGACCTTTCATTGGATCGATGACCACCCTGAATCGTGTCGCAGCTGAAATAATGCTCGCTCACGGGGTCCATGCCTGCACCGATGTCACGGGGTTCGGGCTTATCGGCCACCTGAAGGAAATGGCGGGAAAAAATCCGTTGCGGATCGAAATAGATTCAAAAAGCGTGCCGGTTCTTCCCGGCGCGCGGGACGCCGCATCCGGCGGACTGATACCGGCCGGCATGTATCGGAACCGTGATTTCGTCGGAACCCTCTGCGAAACCGGCCCGTCGGTAGCGCTGGACCTGACCGACGTCCTGTTCGATCCCCAGACCTCCGGCGGCCTTCTCATCGCCGTAAAAGAGGAATCGGCAAAAAAACTTGTTGCAGCCCTTCATGATGCCGGTGTTACTGGTGCTTCGGTTATAGCCGCGGTTCGCACAAGCTTGACCCAGAGGATCATAATTACATGA
- a CDS encoding 2-hydroxyacyl-CoA dehydratase: MNNVYEPLINDEFTGQPPTKRLLAYLLSKKEKGAKIAGFYCGYAPVELIRAMGLVPAGLCAYSNATIEAAETVLPANLCPLIKSSYGFILKDTCPFFGISDAVIAETTCDGKKKMFELIADKRPMFVMDLPQLPDEPEAVDNWTVMIRKLQRFLEETFNTTADDDTIEAAIKDTNRKSRLMNRVFDYSALQPPLIGWKEMYDIFFLAQSASGAELEPLIEDVLAKLEERKRAGYVHGETGAPRVMVSGCPIAGDSAKVLSIIEEAGGVVVALDACSGMKCFMDTIEENTGDPLRAIAARYMRIPCSCMTPNNRRLKLMDRMIERFRPDAVIDVVLHACHSYNVESYRAGMNVQKKHGLPFLKIVTDYSDGDAGQVRTRIEAILETCHQ; this comes from the coding sequence ATGAACAACGTATATGAACCGCTTATCAATGACGAGTTTACCGGGCAGCCGCCCACTAAGCGGCTCCTGGCATACCTGCTATCAAAGAAGGAAAAGGGCGCGAAGATCGCCGGGTTCTATTGTGGATATGCCCCCGTGGAGCTCATCAGGGCCATGGGGCTCGTTCCTGCCGGTCTCTGCGCGTACTCTAACGCGACCATAGAGGCTGCCGAGACAGTGCTCCCGGCCAACCTGTGCCCGCTCATCAAATCGAGCTACGGCTTCATCCTCAAGGATACCTGCCCGTTTTTCGGCATATCCGACGCGGTCATCGCGGAGACCACCTGTGACGGAAAGAAGAAGATGTTCGAGCTCATAGCGGATAAAAGGCCCATGTTCGTCATGGACCTGCCCCAGCTCCCGGATGAGCCTGAAGCGGTCGATAACTGGACCGTTATGATACGAAAGCTCCAGAGGTTTCTCGAAGAGACGTTCAATACGACCGCGGATGACGATACGATCGAAGCCGCCATTAAAGACACGAACAGGAAATCGCGCCTCATGAACCGGGTGTTCGACTATTCCGCCCTGCAGCCGCCCCTGATCGGCTGGAAGGAGATGTACGATATATTTTTTCTGGCACAGTCGGCTTCGGGCGCGGAGCTGGAGCCGTTAATTGAAGACGTGCTGGCGAAGCTCGAGGAGAGGAAACGGGCCGGCTATGTCCACGGGGAAACGGGGGCGCCGAGGGTCATGGTGAGCGGATGTCCCATAGCCGGCGACTCGGCCAAGGTCCTGTCGATCATCGAGGAGGCGGGCGGTGTCGTGGTCGCCCTTGACGCCTGTTCCGGCATGAAGTGCTTCATGGACACGATAGAGGAAAACACCGGCGACCCGCTGCGCGCGATCGCAGCTCGCTATATGAGGATCCCCTGTTCCTGCATGACGCCCAACAACAGGAGGCTGAAGCTCATGGACCGGATGATCGAGCGGTTCAGGCCCGATGCCGTTATCGACGTGGTGCTGCACGCCTGCCATTCCTACAACGTGGAGTCGTATAGGGCAGGCATGAACGTCCAGAAAAAGCACGGTCTTCCTTTTCTTAAAATTGTGACCGATTACTCTGATGGTGATGCGGGCCAGGTCAGGACCCGTATCGAAGCGATTCTTGAAACATGCCATCAATAA
- a CDS encoding response regulator: MWLFNIVSINNLLVTILTGIMFIYFFTRGEKNRELFSLQFFILMILLWQLCLLVNNTLFHPIAAYPIYYFLNSGYSVSGYLGLAIFSYYFIEPVFERERKIVFILGLAVFFAILMYSIFIGFSQPIQMAFNPGQDVYFIRPSRQRNYIIIAQIFLSILTFKNLIYKTIVLDGEEKKFAAKITATNMTGLLSVPMTYYLVTLFHYDEIIINTLLTFVASVVIIYFFWAYIDHAKLRFFYSDKTRLIILFLVIIIIGVISTLTFTAYRRAYYDNLDGIARRIDIDVNTFTRDRDYYSRRYKGVIEFITVRDTGTDEERYLLGNQPQFPMVASEIPEKGLRHDFKLVGKKVYLFFSMRQDPYIVQVGFPYIAYRRYIHGLLSIIFFGTLATVIALFFLLRFMVRISLIKPLQGLMDGIEELQKGNLDYRIDVDSLDEIGYISHQFNYMVSDLKDRNEELRQSEKKYRELTALLPDIIYEADRNMNITYLNEAGFALTGYAPEDLARGLQLSALMTGGDYEALRGFLAKQDDGASVRIFTHGVRRRDGAFISGENNAAVITAGGAVVGMRGIIRDVTEKLRLEQRLIQSQKMEIIGSLAGGIAHDFNNILGGIIGSVSLVEFKIRSGEIKNPAELADEITTIKISAERGMKMVEQILGISRQQRLSLGVTDMNRILEHVLDICKNTFDKKIELDFRFDRKSAALVMGDATQLEQVVLNLCINAHDAMTVMRPPEEEHRGILSVTMHRVPSGRELLAKYPDAAEREYMCLQVRDTGVGISADTRERVFDPFFTTKEKHRGTGLGLAMVYNIIKQHEGFIDLYSEVGSGTTFNVYIPASDQGVQGPEDAAAAPEHRMGEGLILMIEDDATIQKTARKILTLLGYDVLIAENGLRGIEVFREHHRDIDAVILDMVMPKRSGKETFIELKKLDPGVRVLVSSGFRSDSRIDEVLKMGARGFLQKPYTIEELSVELAKVIKGDGN, translated from the coding sequence GTGTGGCTGTTTAATATCGTATCGATCAACAACCTCCTGGTGACGATTCTCACGGGCATCATGTTCATCTATTTTTTCACCCGGGGGGAGAAAAACCGGGAACTCTTTTCCCTCCAGTTCTTCATTCTCATGATCCTGCTCTGGCAGCTCTGTCTCCTGGTGAATAACACCCTGTTCCATCCGATAGCGGCCTATCCGATCTATTATTTCCTCAACTCGGGCTATTCAGTCAGCGGCTACCTGGGCCTCGCCATTTTCTCCTATTATTTCATCGAGCCGGTGTTCGAGCGTGAGAGAAAAATCGTCTTTATCCTGGGACTGGCCGTCTTTTTCGCCATCCTTATGTACTCCATCTTCATCGGTTTCTCTCAGCCGATCCAGATGGCCTTCAATCCGGGCCAGGACGTGTATTTCATCCGGCCGTCCCGGCAGAGGAATTACATCATCATCGCGCAGATCTTTCTGTCGATCCTGACCTTTAAAAACCTGATATACAAGACCATCGTTCTCGATGGGGAGGAAAAAAAATTCGCCGCGAAGATCACGGCGACCAACATGACGGGGCTCCTGTCGGTGCCCATGACATATTACCTCGTAACGCTGTTCCACTATGACGAGATCATCATAAACACCCTGCTTACCTTCGTTGCCAGCGTGGTCATCATCTATTTTTTCTGGGCCTATATCGATCACGCAAAGTTACGGTTCTTTTATTCAGATAAGACGCGTCTGATCATTCTCTTCCTGGTCATCATCATCATCGGCGTCATCTCGACGCTCACCTTTACCGCGTACCGGCGGGCCTATTACGATAACCTGGACGGCATCGCCCGGAGAATTGACATCGACGTGAACACTTTTACCAGGGACAGGGACTACTATTCCCGCCGCTACAAGGGTGTCATTGAATTCATAACAGTCAGAGACACCGGAACGGATGAGGAGAGATATCTCCTCGGCAACCAGCCCCAGTTTCCCATGGTCGCGTCGGAGATTCCCGAGAAGGGGCTTCGCCATGATTTCAAGCTCGTGGGGAAGAAGGTGTACCTATTTTTTTCCATGCGGCAGGACCCCTATATCGTCCAGGTGGGGTTTCCCTATATCGCCTATCGCAGGTACATCCATGGATTACTCTCAATAATTTTTTTCGGCACCCTGGCCACCGTTATCGCCCTCTTTTTCCTGCTCCGCTTCATGGTCAGGATAAGCCTCATCAAGCCTCTCCAGGGACTGATGGACGGCATCGAGGAGCTGCAGAAGGGTAACCTCGACTACCGTATCGACGTGGACTCCCTCGACGAGATAGGGTACATCTCGCACCAGTTCAACTACATGGTCTCGGACCTGAAGGACCGGAACGAGGAGCTCCGGCAGTCGGAGAAAAAGTACCGGGAGCTGACGGCCCTCCTGCCGGACATCATTTACGAAGCCGACAGGAACATGAACATCACCTACCTTAACGAGGCTGGTTTCGCCCTGACCGGGTATGCGCCGGAGGACCTGGCGCGGGGACTGCAGCTGAGTGCCCTGATGACCGGCGGCGATTACGAAGCCCTCAGGGGGTTCCTGGCGAAGCAGGACGACGGCGCCTCGGTCAGGATTTTTACCCACGGGGTCAGGCGCCGCGACGGCGCCTTTATCTCGGGGGAGAACAACGCGGCGGTCATCACCGCCGGCGGCGCGGTCGTCGGGATGCGCGGCATCATACGGGATGTCACGGAGAAGCTCCGTCTGGAACAGCGGCTTATCCAGTCCCAGAAGATGGAGATCATCGGGAGCCTGGCCGGCGGCATCGCCCACGATTTCAACAACATCCTGGGCGGCATCATCGGCAGCGTCTCCCTCGTCGAATTCAAGATAAGGAGCGGGGAGATTAAGAACCCGGCCGAGCTCGCGGACGAGATCACCACCATCAAGATCTCCGCCGAGCGGGGCATGAAGATGGTGGAGCAGATCCTCGGCATATCGCGGCAGCAGCGCCTCAGCCTGGGCGTCACCGACATGAACAGGATACTGGAGCACGTGCTCGACATATGCAAGAACACGTTCGACAAGAAGATAGAGCTTGATTTCAGGTTCGACAGGAAGAGCGCCGCCCTGGTCATGGGCGATGCGACGCAGCTCGAGCAGGTGGTCCTGAACCTCTGCATCAACGCCCACGACGCCATGACCGTCATGAGGCCGCCGGAGGAGGAGCACCGGGGCATACTGTCGGTGACCATGCACCGGGTGCCGTCGGGCCGCGAGCTGCTCGCGAAATATCCCGACGCGGCCGAGCGCGAGTACATGTGCCTCCAGGTGCGCGATACCGGGGTGGGCATAAGCGCCGATACGCGTGAGCGTGTCTTCGACCCGTTCTTCACGACCAAGGAAAAGCACCGGGGGACCGGCCTCGGGCTGGCCATGGTGTACAATATCATAAAGCAGCATGAAGGCTTCATCGATCTGTATTCCGAGGTCGGATCGGGCACCACCTTTAACGTCTATATCCCCGCCTCGGACCAGGGCGTCCAGGGCCCCGAAGACGCCGCGGCGGCGCCTGAACACAGGATGGGGGAGGGCCTCATCCTCATGATCGAGGATGACGCGACGATCCAGAAAACGGCGCGGAAGATATTGACCCTCCTGGGCTACGATGTCTTGATCGCCGAGAACGGCCTCCGCGGCATAGAGGTCTTCCGCGAGCACCACCGCGATATCGATGCCGTGATCCTGGACATGGTGATGCCGAAGCGGTCGGGAAAGGAGACCTTTATCGAGCTGAAGAAGCTGGACCCCGGCGTCAGGGTGCTCGTCTCTTCGGGATTCCGAAGCGACTCGCGCATAGACGAGGTGCTCAAGATGGGGGCTCGGGGCTTTCTGCAGAAGCCCTATACGATCGAAGAGCTTTCGGTGGAGCTTGCCAAGGTGATCAAGGGCGACGGGAACTGA